One stretch of Pigmentiphaga aceris DNA includes these proteins:
- a CDS encoding NAD(P)H-dependent oxidoreductase: protein MNDEDKNLSDGSAAHDATQRTRRKILKAGTTVAAGAVIAPLLQSSNADAAPNTDGARTLILASHPYPERSVVNKALWEVAQKAPNASFRNMESVFGNKLSSFDRAAERKRYEQMERLVLIYPTHWFNLTPLLKAYLNDVWGAGAPPELRGKELLVVTTTGGSERDYSREGSLGFTIEEVLTPLRASANYTGMKFAKPLVFFGASGDSESLGRYQEALRARLA, encoded by the coding sequence ATGAATGACGAAGACAAGAACCTTTCTGACGGCTCAGCAGCGCATGACGCAACGCAGCGCACTCGTCGGAAGATACTGAAGGCAGGAACCACCGTAGCCGCAGGTGCCGTCATTGCCCCGCTGCTGCAAAGCTCGAATGCCGATGCAGCACCGAACACGGATGGCGCTCGAACGCTGATTCTGGCGTCCCATCCGTACCCGGAGCGATCGGTCGTGAACAAAGCGTTATGGGAAGTCGCACAAAAAGCACCCAACGCGTCGTTCCGCAACATGGAGTCGGTCTTCGGGAACAAGCTGAGCAGCTTCGACCGTGCGGCCGAGCGAAAGCGTTACGAGCAGATGGAACGCCTCGTTCTGATCTATCCCACTCACTGGTTCAATCTGACGCCCCTGCTGAAGGCGTATCTGAATGACGTATGGGGAGCAGGTGCCCCGCCTGAACTACGTGGCAAGGAACTGCTCGTCGTCACCACGACTGGTGGCAGCGAACGAGACTACTCCCGCGAAGGCAGCCTTGGCTTCACCATCGAAGAAGTGCTCACGCCTTTGCGAGCCAGCGCGAATTACACCGGCATGAAGTTCGCAAAGCCACTTGTGTTCTTTGGTGCCAGTGGCGATAGCGAGTCTCTTGGACGCTATCAAGAAGCGTTGCGTGCCAGGCTGGCTTGA
- a CDS encoding alpha/beta hydrolase produces MISNLSRLNFLKVGILAASIAMVGTESAAAQSTNAAAGSAQSVQSWDKTFPKSDKVDHQKVTFKNRYGITLAADVYLPKNRGNQRLAAIVVGGPFGAVKEQSSGLYAQTMAERGFVTLAFDASYTGESGGEPRNIASPDINTEDFMAAVDFIGLQSYVDRERIGVIGICGMGGMALNAVAADKRVKAVASSTMYDMGRVMSKGYNDSVTPEQRAQALEQMSRQRWEDAANGKPAYQPAYNKLKGGEAQFLVEYADYYTTPRGYHPRAVNSGNSWSVTTPQAFMNMPILTYIAEISPRPILFIHGEKAHSRYFSETAYAAAAQPKELLIVKDATHVDLYDRLDKIPFDAMTAFFTKNLPR; encoded by the coding sequence ATGATTTCAAACCTCTCTCGTCTGAACTTTCTCAAAGTCGGAATCCTTGCCGCCTCCATCGCGATGGTAGGGACGGAGTCCGCAGCAGCACAAAGCACAAATGCTGCGGCAGGATCTGCACAGTCAGTCCAATCCTGGGACAAGACGTTTCCCAAGAGTGACAAGGTCGATCACCAGAAGGTCACCTTCAAGAATCGTTACGGCATCACGCTCGCTGCCGACGTGTATCTGCCAAAGAATCGCGGCAATCAACGCTTGGCAGCCATTGTGGTTGGCGGCCCGTTCGGTGCAGTGAAGGAACAGTCATCGGGCCTGTACGCGCAGACGATGGCTGAACGTGGCTTCGTCACGCTGGCGTTTGATGCGTCCTATACCGGCGAAAGTGGTGGCGAGCCGCGCAACATCGCGTCCCCTGACATCAACACTGAGGATTTCATGGCGGCGGTGGATTTCATCGGCCTGCAGTCCTACGTTGATCGCGAACGTATTGGCGTGATCGGCATCTGCGGCATGGGCGGCATGGCATTGAACGCTGTGGCTGCGGACAAGCGTGTCAAGGCCGTCGCGTCCAGCACCATGTATGACATGGGCCGCGTCATGTCCAAGGGCTACAACGACAGCGTGACCCCCGAGCAGCGTGCGCAAGCACTGGAGCAGATGAGCCGCCAGCGCTGGGAAGACGCTGCAAACGGCAAGCCTGCCTATCAACCGGCCTATAACAAGCTGAAAGGCGGCGAGGCGCAGTTCCTGGTCGAGTATGCCGACTACTACACGACTCCGCGCGGATATCACCCGCGTGCGGTTAATTCGGGCAATTCCTGGTCGGTGACGACGCCGCAGGCTTTCATGAACATGCCGATCCTGACCTATATCGCAGAGATCTCGCCGCGCCCGATTCTGTTCATCCACGGTGAGAAGGCTCACTCGCGCTACTTCTCCGAGACCGCCTATGCGGCTGCCGCGCAACCCAAGGAGCTCCTGATCGTCAAAGACGCGACCCACGTCGATCTTTACGACCGTCTGGACAAGATTCCTTTCGATGCGATGACCGCTTTCTTCACGAAGAACCTGCCACGCTGA
- a CDS encoding AraC family transcriptional regulator, translating to MSSEQIPKLSANDYLGALVSNIGGRTPEAGDFGTAIPGLDLFRRNEPAPPASCMVPPSIVLVVDGAKKMWIGGEGYGYDTTRFLVTSLDLPANSEVTEASTRRPCLGLAFQLDQRVLAELIAQGSLPPRRERASGAGVGIGTVTDALLAPFSRLVALLDEPEAIPVLAPLIQREIHYRLLMSDQTARLRQVAAADSHGHRIGKAIDWLKTNIASSLRVNELASRVQMSAPSFHQHFRQLTGMSPLQYQKWLRLNEAKRLMLNEQRDVSTAAFEVGYESPSQFSREYSRMFGVAPKRDITALREKALS from the coding sequence ATGAGTTCTGAACAGATTCCCAAGCTGAGCGCGAATGACTATCTCGGCGCACTTGTCAGCAACATTGGTGGCCGTACTCCGGAAGCCGGTGACTTCGGTACGGCCATCCCGGGTCTGGACCTGTTTCGCCGAAATGAACCCGCTCCGCCCGCCAGTTGCATGGTTCCTCCCAGCATTGTTCTGGTGGTCGATGGCGCCAAGAAGATGTGGATCGGCGGAGAGGGCTACGGGTACGACACCACGCGATTTCTGGTGACATCACTCGACCTGCCCGCTAACTCTGAAGTCACCGAGGCAAGCACGCGTCGCCCCTGTCTGGGCTTGGCTTTTCAGCTGGATCAACGTGTACTGGCTGAGCTGATCGCGCAGGGCAGCTTGCCGCCACGCAGGGAACGCGCATCTGGCGCAGGGGTTGGGATCGGCACTGTGACCGATGCGCTGCTGGCACCGTTCAGTCGTCTGGTTGCACTACTGGATGAGCCCGAAGCAATCCCGGTGCTTGCGCCGTTGATTCAGCGCGAAATCCACTACAGGCTATTGATGAGTGACCAGACGGCGCGGCTGCGGCAGGTTGCAGCGGCCGATAGTCACGGGCACAGGATAGGGAAGGCCATTGACTGGCTGAAGACGAACATTGCTTCGTCGCTGCGGGTGAACGAATTGGCAAGCCGTGTGCAGATGAGCGCACCGTCGTTTCACCAGCACTTTCGACAACTGACGGGTATGAGTCCACTTCAGTATCAGAAGTGGCTGCGCCTCAATGAGGCCAAGCGGCTGATGCTGAACGAGCAGCGTGACGTGTCCACTGCGGCGTTCGAAGTCGGATACGAAAGTCCATCGCAATTCAGTCGCGAATACAGCCGCATGTTTGGCGTTGCGCCAAAACGGGACATCACCGCGCTGAGAGAAAAGGCCTTGTCTTGA
- a CDS encoding NAD-dependent succinate-semialdehyde dehydrogenase, translating to MTVIDLSAQATPLELARPELLRSQNFIDGQWCNAQDGKRHPVSNPATGEVFADVPDSSAADAADAADAAYAAFEGWRATPARERSKLLKRWHALVLANTEDLARIMSHEQGKPLAEARGEVAYGASYIEWFAEEAVRTYGDIIPSPPGKKMMMVKEPVGVVAAITPWNFPLAMIARKIAPALAVGCTVVAKPAEDTPLTALALVKLIEEAGFPVGVVNIVAASREHTPATVDAWLKDERVRKITFTGSTAVGKHLARESASTLKKLSLELGGNAPFIVFDDADVDAAVAGLMVSKFRNGGQTCVCPNRVYVQAGIYQRFSEKLVAAVAALKVGPAHAAGVQIGPMINARAVDKIARHVADAVKLGGSVLTGGKRLTEGAEGAHYFAPTVIGDASPAMELADEETFGPVVPLFKFETEDEVVQAANDTPFGLAAYFFSENLARVARVADRLQTGIVGINEGAISSEMAPFGGVKESGYGREGGRYGLDDYIQTKYLCQGNLK from the coding sequence ATGACCGTGATCGACCTCAGCGCACAAGCCACCCCGCTGGAACTGGCGCGCCCCGAACTGCTGCGCAGCCAGAACTTCATCGACGGACAGTGGTGCAATGCGCAGGATGGCAAGCGCCATCCGGTCAGCAACCCGGCCACCGGCGAAGTGTTTGCCGACGTGCCTGACAGCAGCGCAGCAGATGCCGCCGATGCGGCCGACGCCGCCTACGCCGCCTTCGAAGGCTGGCGCGCCACGCCCGCCCGTGAGCGTTCCAAGCTGCTGAAGCGCTGGCACGCCCTGGTGTTGGCCAACACCGAAGACCTGGCCCGCATCATGTCGCACGAACAGGGCAAGCCCCTGGCCGAAGCACGCGGCGAAGTGGCTTACGGCGCGTCCTACATCGAATGGTTCGCCGAAGAAGCGGTGCGCACCTACGGCGACATCATCCCCTCGCCCCCGGGCAAGAAAATGATGATGGTCAAGGAACCCGTGGGTGTCGTCGCCGCGATCACCCCCTGGAACTTCCCACTGGCCATGATCGCCCGCAAGATCGCCCCGGCGCTGGCAGTCGGCTGCACCGTGGTCGCCAAGCCCGCCGAAGACACCCCGCTGACCGCGCTGGCGCTGGTCAAGCTGATCGAAGAAGCCGGTTTCCCGGTAGGCGTGGTCAACATCGTCGCCGCATCGCGTGAACACACGCCTGCCACGGTGGACGCCTGGCTGAAAGACGAACGCGTGCGCAAAATCACCTTCACCGGATCGACCGCAGTCGGCAAACACCTGGCTCGGGAATCTGCCTCGACGCTGAAAAAGCTGTCACTGGAACTCGGCGGCAACGCACCCTTCATCGTCTTCGACGACGCTGACGTGGATGCGGCAGTCGCCGGCCTGATGGTCTCGAAATTCCGCAACGGCGGCCAGACCTGCGTCTGCCCGAACCGCGTCTACGTGCAAGCCGGCATCTACCAGCGCTTCTCGGAAAAGCTGGTGGCAGCCGTTGCCGCACTGAAAGTCGGCCCCGCACACGCCGCTGGTGTACAGATCGGCCCGATGATCAACGCCCGCGCCGTCGACAAGATCGCCCGCCACGTGGCTGACGCCGTGAAGCTTGGCGGCAGCGTGCTGACCGGTGGCAAGCGTCTGACCGAAGGCGCGGAAGGTGCGCACTACTTCGCGCCCACTGTGATCGGCGACGCCTCGCCCGCAATGGAACTGGCCGACGAAGAAACTTTCGGCCCGGTCGTGCCCTTGTTCAAATTCGAGACGGAAGACGAGGTTGTACAAGCAGCCAACGACACGCCGTTTGGTTTGGCGGCGTACTTCTTCTCGGAAAACCTGGCGCGCGTGGCCCGCGTGGCAGATCGCCTGCAGACCGGCATCGTTGGCATCAACGAAGGCGCGATCTCCAGCGAGATGGCTCCCTTCGGTGGCGTGAAGGAATCCGGCTATGGCCGTGAAGGTGGCCGTTATGGTCTGGATGACTACATCCAGACGAAGTACCTGTGCCAGGGCAACTTGAAGTAA
- a CDS encoding tartrate dehydrogenase: MSQVYRIAVIAGDGIGKEVMPEGLRVVDAAAKRFGIELAYEHIEWASCDYYAKHGKMMPDDWKAQLSGVDAIFFGAVGWPDTVPDHISLWGSLLKFRREFDQYINLRPARTFEGVPATLADRLANNIDFFIVRENTEGEYSAVGGISYEGTENEVVTQTSIFSRRGTDRVLRYAFDLARSRARKHVTVATKSNGISISMPWWDGRAATIAGEYPDVTWDKQHIDILCARFVMQPSRFDVVVASNLFGDILSDLGPACTGTIGLAPSANLNPDRKFPSLFEPVHGSAPDIYGKNIANPIAMIWSGAMMLDFLTHSTGAGREAHDVIVKAIEKVLIDGPRTGDLGGKASTTDMGKAIAELVAQG, encoded by the coding sequence ATGAGCCAGGTCTATCGCATTGCTGTCATCGCCGGTGACGGCATCGGCAAGGAAGTCATGCCCGAGGGCTTGCGTGTGGTCGACGCTGCCGCCAAGCGCTTCGGCATCGAACTGGCTTACGAGCACATCGAATGGGCGAGCTGCGACTACTACGCCAAGCACGGCAAGATGATGCCGGATGACTGGAAGGCGCAATTGTCGGGCGTGGACGCCATCTTCTTCGGCGCGGTGGGCTGGCCCGACACGGTGCCCGACCACATCTCGCTGTGGGGCTCGCTGTTGAAGTTCCGCCGCGAATTCGACCAGTACATCAACCTGCGCCCGGCGCGCACCTTCGAAGGCGTGCCCGCCACCTTGGCCGACCGTCTGGCCAACAACATCGATTTCTTCATCGTGCGTGAGAACACCGAAGGCGAGTACAGCGCCGTCGGCGGCATCAGCTACGAAGGCACCGAGAACGAAGTCGTCACGCAGACCTCGATCTTCAGCCGTCGCGGCACCGACCGCGTGCTGCGCTACGCTTTCGATCTGGCCCGCAGCCGTGCACGCAAGCATGTCACCGTGGCCACCAAGAGCAACGGCATTTCGATCAGCATGCCCTGGTGGGACGGCCGCGCCGCCACCATCGCCGGCGAGTATCCGGACGTGACCTGGGACAAGCAGCACATCGACATTTTGTGCGCCCGCTTCGTGATGCAGCCCTCGCGTTTCGACGTGGTGGTGGCCTCCAACCTGTTCGGCGACATTTTGTCTGACCTGGGCCCGGCCTGCACCGGCACCATTGGCCTGGCCCCGTCGGCCAACCTGAACCCGGATCGCAAGTTCCCGTCGCTGTTCGAACCGGTGCACGGTTCTGCCCCCGACATCTACGGCAAGAACATCGCCAATCCGATCGCCATGATCTGGTCTGGCGCGATGATGCTGGACTTCCTGACCCACAGCACCGGCGCAGGCCGCGAAGCCCACGACGTCATCGTGAAGGCCATCGAAAAAGTGCTGATCGACGGCCCGCGTACCGGCGACCTGGGCGGCAAGGCATCGACTACCGACATGGGCAAGGCAATCGCCGAGCTGGTTGCGCAAGGCTGA
- a CDS encoding LysR substrate-binding domain-containing protein — MNNLPELGDLRVFLSVARKSSFSAAADELGASAAYVSKRVRMLEDELGVRLLHRSTRRVMVTEEGERVYKWAQRILDDMDHLMQEVSTTRQEPRGVLRISTSFGFGRNIMGPAMGRLAERHPSLKVRLEVFDRLVDVAAEGFDLDVRVGDEIAPQMIAHRLASNERVLCAAPAYLARRGTPRNVAELAQHDCLVIKERDHPFGVWRLLQGREEHTVKVTGPLSSNHGEIAVQWAVDGRGLILRSRWDVAELLASGALVQVLPDVVQEANIWAVHPSRLASSAKVRVCVEFLQEYFAEHLPSGTAEPNRPEMRGGRLD; from the coding sequence GTGAATAATCTTCCTGAGCTTGGCGATTTGCGGGTGTTTCTGTCGGTCGCACGCAAGTCCAGCTTCTCGGCTGCTGCCGACGAACTGGGCGCATCAGCGGCTTACGTCAGCAAACGTGTACGCATGCTCGAAGATGAGCTGGGGGTGCGACTGTTGCACCGCTCGACCCGCCGGGTCATGGTCACGGAAGAGGGCGAGCGTGTTTACAAGTGGGCGCAGCGCATTCTGGACGACATGGACCATCTGATGCAGGAGGTGTCCACCACCCGTCAGGAACCGCGCGGCGTACTGCGGATCAGTACCAGCTTCGGTTTTGGCCGCAATATCATGGGCCCGGCCATGGGCCGTTTGGCCGAGCGCCATCCGTCGCTGAAGGTGCGTCTGGAAGTGTTTGACCGGCTGGTGGACGTGGCCGCTGAAGGCTTCGATCTGGATGTGCGAGTGGGTGACGAAATTGCCCCGCAGATGATTGCGCATCGTCTGGCGTCCAATGAGCGCGTGCTGTGCGCCGCACCTGCCTATCTTGCGCGACGTGGCACGCCCCGCAATGTGGCCGAACTTGCGCAACACGATTGCCTGGTTATCAAGGAACGTGACCATCCTTTCGGCGTGTGGCGTCTGTTGCAGGGCAGGGAAGAACACACCGTGAAAGTCACCGGCCCGCTGTCATCGAACCACGGGGAAATTGCTGTGCAATGGGCGGTAGATGGCCGGGGATTGATCCTGCGTTCGCGCTGGGACGTGGCGGAACTGCTGGCCTCGGGTGCCTTGGTGCAGGTGCTGCCTGACGTGGTTCAAGAAGCCAATATCTGGGCCGTGCACCCATCCCGCTTGGCCTCGTCGGCCAAAGTGCGGGTATGCGTGGAGTTTTTGCAGGAGTATTTCGCGGAACACCTGCCATCAGGGACGGCCGAGCCGAATCGCCCGGAAATGCGGGGCGGCCGGCTCGACTGA
- a CDS encoding 2-hydroxyacid dehydrogenase, protein MSFLYKSEPARGAVWAKRFAEVAPDIPFHIWPETGDPLAVRYLAAWQPPEKLMETFPNLELVFCVAAGIDNFDLSGIPLSIPVVRMIEPGLAAGMTEYIMLTVLAAHRDWLQYIDQQRSQVWKDVPAQLASSRRVGILGMGALGKPAAQALANIGFQVAGWSRSGHDVDGIESFAGEEQLPAFLARCDILVCLLPLTDATRGILNRKLFDTLPKGAILINAGRGAHLVEDDLLSALDDGQLGGAILDVTLVEPLPADAPLWKHPRVLITPHVASRSQAETSIDVLMNNLQRFKRGEPMVGEIDRTLGY, encoded by the coding sequence ATGAGCTTCCTGTACAAATCCGAACCCGCACGCGGGGCCGTCTGGGCAAAGCGTTTTGCCGAAGTCGCGCCTGACATCCCCTTCCACATCTGGCCCGAAACCGGCGACCCGCTGGCCGTGCGCTACCTGGCCGCCTGGCAACCGCCAGAAAAGCTGATGGAAACCTTTCCGAACCTGGAACTGGTCTTCTGCGTCGCGGCAGGCATTGACAACTTCGACCTGTCCGGCATTCCGCTGAGCATTCCGGTCGTGCGCATGATCGAGCCCGGCCTGGCAGCCGGCATGACCGAATACATCATGCTGACGGTATTGGCAGCGCACCGCGATTGGCTGCAATACATCGACCAACAACGCAGCCAGGTGTGGAAAGACGTTCCGGCACAGCTGGCGTCGTCACGTCGCGTTGGCATTCTTGGCATGGGCGCGCTGGGCAAACCGGCCGCCCAGGCGCTGGCCAACATCGGCTTCCAGGTCGCAGGCTGGAGCCGTTCTGGCCACGATGTCGACGGCATCGAATCCTTTGCTGGCGAAGAACAACTGCCGGCCTTCCTGGCCCGCTGCGACATCCTCGTCTGCCTGCTGCCCTTGACCGATGCCACGCGCGGCATTCTGAACCGCAAGCTGTTCGATACGCTGCCCAAAGGAGCAATCCTGATCAATGCGGGCCGTGGCGCGCACCTGGTCGAGGACGATCTGTTGTCAGCGCTTGATGATGGTCAACTGGGCGGTGCGATTTTGGACGTGACGCTGGTCGAACCCCTGCCCGCCGATGCACCGCTGTGGAAGCATCCGCGTGTGCTGATCACACCGCATGTGGCGAGCCGTTCGCAGGCAGAAACGTCTATTGATGTGCTGATGAACAACCTGCAACGCTTCAAGCGTGGCGAGCCGATGGTCGGTGAGATCGATCGGACGTTGGGGTATTGA
- a CDS encoding GNAT family N-acetyltransferase → MTDPVATTSLDYRAMSADDMPAAHQLTQVLKWPHRLEDWQSVQRIGNGVVATDGQAVLGTAMYWNYGDDYASIGLVIVSPDRQGAGIGRELMTRVLDAARGRNLMLNATVAGKPLYEKLGFVATGMIFQHQGTVFQPPLVSLPAGERLRPVVPSDGPKIAELASRASGVNRSTVIAEVLEQGEGVAIDRDGELIGFAIARRFGRGYTIGPVVAPDTERAKALISHWIAAHSGMFMRIDIPDGTGLAPWLTELGLVQVDTGVTMVKGTPPKADPQARLFSLVSQALH, encoded by the coding sequence GTGACTGACCCCGTCGCCACCACCAGCCTGGATTACCGCGCAATGTCTGCAGACGACATGCCGGCCGCACATCAATTGACCCAGGTACTCAAATGGCCGCATCGCCTGGAAGATTGGCAGTCGGTCCAGCGTATCGGCAACGGCGTGGTGGCCACTGATGGGCAAGCCGTGTTGGGCACCGCCATGTACTGGAACTACGGCGACGACTACGCATCGATCGGCCTGGTGATCGTATCGCCCGACCGTCAGGGTGCCGGCATCGGCCGCGAATTGATGACGCGTGTGCTTGATGCAGCCCGAGGTCGCAACCTGATGCTGAACGCTACCGTAGCCGGCAAGCCGCTATATGAGAAGCTCGGCTTCGTCGCAACCGGCATGATCTTCCAGCACCAAGGCACCGTGTTCCAGCCGCCGCTGGTGTCTTTGCCCGCAGGCGAACGACTGCGCCCCGTGGTGCCCAGTGACGGCCCCAAGATTGCCGAACTGGCCTCGCGCGCAAGCGGTGTCAACCGCTCGACCGTGATTGCCGAAGTGCTGGAACAAGGTGAAGGCGTCGCCATCGACCGTGACGGCGAGCTGATCGGCTTTGCGATTGCGCGCCGCTTTGGCCGTGGCTACACCATCGGCCCGGTCGTCGCACCGGACACTGAGCGCGCCAAGGCATTGATCAGCCATTGGATTGCGGCGCATAGCGGCATGTTCATGCGCATCGACATTCCCGACGGCACCGGGCTTGCACCGTGGCTGACTGAACTGGGCCTGGTCCAGGTGGACACGGGCGTTACCATGGTGAAAGGCACGCCGCCGAAAGCAGATCCGCAAGCGCGGCTGTTCTCCTTGGTCAGCCAGGCACTGCACTGA
- a CDS encoding ABC transporter substrate-binding protein has protein sequence MNNKHNEFGAMLAPAESERIFNAAMGRGMSRRDALRMMAAAGVVITGSGMLGAPGAAHAQNAATPAATPKRGGKIRAAAHSTSTADTLDPCKGSTAIDYTRHNMFYSGLTELDAKLIPHPALAEEITHEGAKVWRFKLRKGVTFHDGKALTAQDVVFSLLRHQDAALGSKVRTVAMQFEAVKAISPTEVEVTLTVANADLPVILAASHFLIIKDGTTAFATAIGTGPYTCKEFRAGVRSVGVRNENYWKPGKPYIDEIEVIGIPDEAARVNALLSGDIHIMNNMNPRSATRVNGTGTHAALETKSSLYTNLIVRQDATPAGSQDFTLAMKYMLDREQIRDAVYRGFATVGNDQPIQPGHRYYLEGLPQRSFDLDKAKFHLQKAGLAGATMPIVCSPAAEGSVDMAALLQQSAQKIGLNLTVNRVPADGYWSNHWAKHPLGFGNINPRPSADLIFTQFFQSDAAWNESGWKNPQFDQLLLQARAESDDAKRKQLYGDMQVLVNEKCGIGIPTFISFIDGYDKRIQGYGSVPLGGLMGYAFAEHIWLNT, from the coding sequence ATGAACAATAAGCACAATGAATTTGGCGCAATGCTGGCCCCCGCTGAAAGCGAGCGAATCTTCAATGCAGCAATGGGACGGGGCATGTCGCGACGCGATGCGCTCCGCATGATGGCTGCGGCCGGCGTCGTGATCACGGGCAGCGGCATGCTGGGTGCACCGGGCGCAGCCCATGCACAGAACGCAGCAACGCCTGCAGCCACCCCGAAACGCGGCGGCAAGATTCGTGCAGCAGCACACTCGACCTCGACCGCCGATACGCTCGACCCGTGCAAGGGTTCAACCGCGATCGACTACACCCGCCACAACATGTTCTACAGCGGCCTGACCGAACTGGACGCGAAGCTGATTCCGCATCCGGCACTGGCCGAAGAAATCACGCACGAAGGCGCCAAGGTCTGGCGCTTCAAGCTGCGCAAGGGCGTGACCTTCCATGATGGCAAGGCCCTGACTGCACAAGACGTGGTGTTCTCGCTGCTGCGCCACCAGGACGCCGCACTGGGCTCGAAGGTGCGCACGGTTGCCATGCAGTTCGAAGCCGTCAAGGCCATCAGCCCGACCGAAGTCGAAGTGACCCTGACCGTTGCCAACGCCGACCTGCCGGTGATTCTGGCGGCCTCGCACTTCCTGATCATCAAGGACGGCACCACCGCTTTCGCTACCGCCATCGGTACCGGTCCCTACACGTGCAAGGAATTCCGCGCAGGCGTTCGTTCGGTTGGCGTGCGCAACGAGAACTACTGGAAGCCGGGCAAGCCGTACATTGACGAGATCGAAGTCATCGGCATTCCCGACGAAGCGGCACGTGTGAACGCCTTGCTGTCTGGCGACATTCACATCATGAACAACATGAACCCGCGTTCGGCAACGCGCGTCAACGGCACGGGCACCCACGCCGCGCTGGAAACCAAGTCCAGCCTGTACACCAACCTGATCGTTCGCCAGGACGCCACGCCGGCCGGCAGCCAGGACTTCACGCTGGCCATGAAGTACATGCTGGATCGCGAACAGATCCGCGATGCGGTGTATCGCGGCTTTGCCACCGTGGGCAACGACCAGCCGATTCAGCCGGGTCATCGCTATTACCTGGAAGGTCTGCCGCAACGCAGCTTCGACCTGGACAAGGCCAAGTTCCACCTGCAGAAAGCCGGTCTGGCCGGTGCCACCATGCCGATCGTATGCTCGCCGGCCGCAGAAGGCTCGGTGGACATGGCGGCACTGCTGCAACAATCGGCGCAGAAAATCGGCCTGAACCTGACGGTGAACCGCGTGCCGGCCGACGGCTACTGGTCGAACCACTGGGCCAAGCATCCGCTGGGCTTCGGCAACATCAACCCGCGCCCCAGCGCCGACCTGATCTTCACGCAGTTCTTCCAGTCGGACGCCGCCTGGAACGAGTCGGGCTGGAAGAATCCGCAGTTCGACCAATTGCTGTTGCAGGCTCGTGCTGAATCCGACGATGCCAAGCGCAAGCAGCTGTATGGCGACATGCAGGTGCTGGTCAACGAGAAGTGCGGTATTGGCATTCCGACCTTCATCAGCTTCATCGACGGTTACGACAAGCGCATTCAAGGCTATGGTTCGGTGCCGTTGGGCGGTCTGATGGGTTACGCGTTTGCGGAACACATCTGGCTCAACACCTGA
- a CDS encoding ABC transporter permease, whose protein sequence is MHATAAKLILNRIGIGILTLLTVSLVVFSITGLLPGDAAQSSLGQSATPEAVAALRTKMGLDVPGYMRYFHWLGGMLVGNFGYSLVNNLSVNELLANRLPMSLMLASVTALVSVPLALTLGIVSAMKRGSLVDRALNLTTLSLVAVPEFLVATIAVLIFAVELRWLSALSFASDVSTIGQFLKAYALPVMTLCCVIVAQMARMTRAAVVDELNSSYVEMAVLKGASPTRVVLRHALPNAIGPIANAVALSLSYLLGGVVIVETIFNYPGVASLMVDGVSNRDMPLVQACAMIFCAAYLALVLFADLAAILSNPRLRQ, encoded by the coding sequence ATGCATGCGACGGCCGCCAAACTCATCTTGAACCGGATAGGGATCGGCATACTGACCCTGTTGACCGTGTCGCTGGTGGTATTCAGCATCACCGGACTGTTGCCCGGGGACGCTGCACAATCATCGCTCGGTCAGAGCGCAACACCTGAAGCGGTAGCCGCGCTACGCACCAAGATGGGCCTTGATGTACCGGGCTACATGCGTTATTTCCACTGGCTGGGCGGCATGCTGGTTGGCAACTTCGGTTATTCGCTGGTGAACAACCTGTCGGTAAACGAATTGCTGGCCAATCGCCTGCCGATGTCTTTGATGCTGGCAAGCGTCACGGCCCTGGTGTCGGTGCCGCTGGCACTGACGCTGGGCATCGTGTCGGCCATGAAGCGCGGTTCGCTGGTTGACCGCGCGCTGAACCTGACGACCTTGTCGCTGGTGGCCGTGCCTGAATTCCTGGTCGCCACGATTGCCGTCCTGATCTTTGCGGTGGAACTGCGCTGGCTGTCTGCTTTGTCGTTTGCCAGTGACGTGTCCACGATCGGCCAGTTCCTGAAAGCCTATGCCTTGCCCGTGATGACCTTGTGCTGCGTGATCGTGGCGCAGATGGCGCGCATGACGCGTGCTGCCGTGGTCGACGAACTGAATTCTTCGTATGTTGAAATGGCGGTGCTGAAAGGCGCGTCGCCAACGCGTGTGGTGTTGCGCCATGCGCTGCCGAACGCCATCGGCCCGATTGCCAATGCGGTCGCGCTGAGCCTGTCCTACCTGCTTGGTGGGGTGGTGATCGTTGAAACCATCTTCAACTATCCCGGTGTTGCCAGCCTGATGGTCGACGGCGTGTCCAATCGCGACATGCCCTTGGTGCAGGCCTGCGCAATGATCTTCTGTGCGGCCTATCTCGCGTTGGTGCTGTTTGCCGACCTGGCGGCGATTCTGTCCAACCCGAGGCTGCGTCAATGA